The genomic window GGAAACAATTCTCTGTCTTCGCCGCCGTCGCCGAAGGTCTCTTCTCTGTCCTCCCTCTCAGAAAGCTTTAATCTTTCGCTTACCCATTTCCATTTTCTTCGTAAAGAGATAGAAATTGTATTCATGCCTTCTAAGTGTTCGTTGAATTGCCTCTGAGAAGGGTTTCCACTATTATGTGTTTCGTTGCTTTAGTTTGATGCtttattatgttttctattGTTGCTTACCAGAGGGGAAGCGCGCTGTGCCGCTCAGAGATTACAGAAACATTGGCATTATGGCTCACATAGACGCTGGAAAGACCACAACAACGGAGAGGATTCTCTACTACACTGGAAGAAACTACAAGATCGGTGAAGTCCACGAAGGTACAGCTACGATGGACTGGATGGAGCAAGAGCAAGAGAGAGGGATCACCATCACTTCAGCTGCAACCACCACGTTCTGGGACAAGCATAGGATCAACATCATCGATACGCCTGGACACGTGGATTTCACTCTCGAAGTCGAACGTGCTCTGAGGGTTCTCGATGGAGCTATATGCCTTTTCGACAGTGTTGCTGGCGTTGAGCCTCAGTCCGAGACTGTGTGGAGACAAGCTGATAAGTACGGAGTGCCTCGGATTTGCTTTGTGAACAAGATGGACCGTCTTGGAGCTAACTTCTTCAGGACTAGGGACATGATTGTGACGAATCTTGGTGCCAAGCCGTTGGTGCTGCAGATACCGATTGGTGCTGAAGATTCGTTTAAAGGTGTGGTTGATCTTGTGAGGATGAAAGCTATAGTTTGGTCTGGAGAGGAGCTTGGTGCCAAGTTCAGCTACGAGGATATCCCAGCGGATCTTGAAGAGTTGGCTCAGGAGTATAGGGGGGCGATGATGGAGCTGATTGTTGATTTGGATGATGAGGTCATGGAGAATTATTTAGAAGGAGTTGAGCCTGACGAGGCCACGGTGAAGAGATTGGTTAGGAAAGGAACCATCACTGGGAAGTTTGTGCCTATTCTGTGTGGCTCAGCCTTTAAGAACAAAGGTGTGCAGCCGTTGCTTGATGCTGTGGTTGATTATCTGCCTTCTCCAGTTGAGGTTCCACCGATGAATGGAACAGATCCTGAGAATCCGGAAGTTACTATTGTGCGGAAGCCAGATGATGAGGAGCCTTTCGCTGGGTTAGCGTTCAAGATCATGAGTGATCCTTTTGTTGGTTCTCTTACGTTTGTGAGAGTCTACTCAGGGAAGCTCACAGCTGGCTCTTACGTGCTGAATGCTAACAAAGGGAAGAAGGAGAGAATCGGAAGACTCTTGGAGATGCACGCCAACAGCAGAGAAGATGTTAAAGTGGCGTTAACGGGAGACATTGTGGCTCTTGCTGGTCTCAAGGATACAATCACTGGTGAAACCTTGAGTGATCCAGAAAGCCCTGTTGTACTTGAACGTATGGACTTCCCTGACCCCGTCATCAAGGTGGCGATTGAGCCAAAAACGAAAGCAGACATTGATAAAATGGCTACAGGACTGATCAAGCTCGCTCAGGAAGACCCGTCTTTCCATTTTTCACGCGATGAGGAGATGAACCAAACCGTCATCGAAGGGATGGGAGAGCTTCATCTTGAGATCATCGTCGACAGGCTTAAAAGAGAGTTCAAGGTTGAGGCGAACGTTGGAGCACCGCAAGTGAACTACCGTGAGAGTATCTCAAAAGTAGCTGAAGTGAAATACACACACAAGAAGCAATCAGGTGGACAAGGACAGTTTGCTGATATTACAGTCAGGTTTGAGCCGTTGGAAGCAGGATCAGGATACGAGTTCAAGAGTGAGATCAAAGGAGGAGCGGTGCCGAGAGAGTATATCCCCGGTGTGATGAAAGGACTTGAGGAGTGTATGGGCTCAGGTGTGCTTGCGGGTTTTCCTGTTGTCGATGTCCGTGCTTGTCTAGTTGATGGATCATACCATGATGTGGACTCGAGCGTGCTAGCTTTCCAGCTAGCTGCGAGAGGAGCTTTCCGTGAAGGGATGAGGAAAGCTGGTCCGAGAATGCTTGAACCTATCATGAGAGTCGAAGTTGTTACACCTGAAGAACATCTTGGTGATGTCATTGGTGATCTTAACTCCAGAAGAGGTCAGATCAACAGCTTTGGAGACAAACCCGGTGGTCTCAAGGTACAAAACAAATTGTGAAAGCCGAATGATTGAAAAAAGCAAAACTTATTTTTTGATGAAACTGATTATGGTACTTGTAAATTGCAGGTGGTGGATTCTCTGGTTC from Raphanus sativus cultivar WK10039 unplaced genomic scaffold, ASM80110v3 Scaffold3086, whole genome shotgun sequence includes these protein-coding regions:
- the LOC130506292 gene encoding elongation factor G, chloroplastic, with product MAADALRISSSSSLVCNLNGSQRRPALTSHRPSFLGLPPRASSLPHLLGKSRIGLGSSKLSHRRKQFSVFAAVAEEGKRAVPLRDYRNIGIMAHIDAGKTTTTERILYYTGRNYKIGEVHEGTATMDWMEQEQERGITITSAATTTFWDKHRINIIDTPGHVDFTLEVERALRVLDGAICLFDSVAGVEPQSETVWRQADKYGVPRICFVNKMDRLGANFFRTRDMIVTNLGAKPLVLQIPIGAEDSFKGVVDLVRMKAIVWSGEELGAKFSYEDIPADLEELAQEYRGAMMELIVDLDDEVMENYLEGVEPDEATVKRLVRKGTITGKFVPILCGSAFKNKGVQPLLDAVVDYLPSPVEVPPMNGTDPENPEVTIVRKPDDEEPFAGLAFKIMSDPFVGSLTFVRVYSGKLTAGSYVLNANKGKKERIGRLLEMHANSREDVKVALTGDIVALAGLKDTITGETLSDPESPVVLERMDFPDPVIKVAIEPKTKADIDKMATGLIKLAQEDPSFHFSRDEEMNQTVIEGMGELHLEIIVDRLKREFKVEANVGAPQVNYRESISKVAEVKYTHKKQSGGQGQFADITVRFEPLEAGSGYEFKSEIKGGAVPREYIPGVMKGLEECMGSGVLAGFPVVDVRACLVDGSYHDVDSSVLAFQLAARGAFREGMRKAGPRMLEPIMRVEVVTPEEHLGDVIGDLNSRRGQINSFGDKPGGLKVVDSLVPLAEMFQYVSTLRGMTKGRASYTMQLAKFDVVPQHIQNQLSSKDQEVAA